A genomic region of Magnolia sinica isolate HGM2019 chromosome 6, MsV1, whole genome shotgun sequence contains the following coding sequences:
- the LOC131249600 gene encoding allergen Asp f 7 homolog produces MTADPAKPRRTWLEVAREVSVPSEVPSATAAACTVVSATAGASAAEVATVTAVLEAATVEATMALSTVAAAVQGGAYSSGSAYSSSCSSSPPPPPVPLPQLAVLVIEAPPSPTALAPPPKASVDPAFLIVPIVARHLPSTDAACCYYIVDPSAYYRRGF; encoded by the exons atgactgcggatcctgctAAGCCGCGTAGAACCTGGCTTGAGGTGGctagggaggtgtctgtcccctctgaggtccctagtGCTACTGCGGCGGCCTGTACTGTTGTCTCTGCTACTGCTGgggcctcggcggctgaggtggctacgGTCACTGCTGTGCTAGAGGCTGCTACGGTGGAGGCTACTATGGCCCTCtcaactgttgctgctgctgttcaGGGTGGGG CCTATTCCTCCGGTAGTGCCTATTCCTCcagttgctccagttccccccccccccctccggtTCCCCTTCCTCAGCTTGCTGTTCTGGTTATAGAGGCTCCTCCTTCGCCAACCGCACTCGCACCTCCACCCAAGGCAAGTGTCGATCCTGCTTTTCTGATAGTGCCTATAGTAGCCAGGCATTTGCCATCAACTGATGCAGCTTGTTGTTACTACATTGTAGACCCGTCAGCCTACTACCGCCGAGGTTTCTAG